A single Pseudomonas sp. DC1.2 DNA region contains:
- a CDS encoding AsmA family protein — translation MKAFGKILGLVLLGLLLIIVALGFALTHLFDPNDYKDKIRQIARDKAHIELTLNGDIGWSLFPWLGLELHDASIATLIKPNEPYADLQMLGLSVRVLPLLRREVQMSDVRVEGLNLRLNRDKDGHGNWEDIGKKAPEPATAATPEATPGAAAPEAIAQEEKPPQPIRLDIDSLTVNNARVEYNDEQTGKNFNAESIQLSTGAIHDSTNIPLKLTAFLSANQPALRVRTELNGELRIARALQRFQFEDMKLSGEVTGDPLQGKTMTFSAQGQLLLDKAANVAEWTGIKISANQLRALGELKVNDLNKTPQISGGLSIAQFDLAKFVDSVGQKLPAMAEGSLTKVELVTRLAGTPTSLALDNINLKLDDSNLSGRIAVDDFAKQSLRAVLKADTFNVDRYLPPKSADAKSAAQAREAQVASTEADAMAGAGTTPLPDAPTKGAWSTERLLPVERLSKLDVDADLTFGQLTLDKLPIRNAALKATGQGGLLTLDNLRGELYGGTFDAKGTLDVRQPVPALNLQTRINKVPVEKILESQGKNPPVKGLVTLNSALTGSGNSQKALIDSLNGNASFVINNGVLLNANLEQQLCKGIATLNRKTLSGEQRGKDTPFQELKGNLTFRNGVASNPDLKVRIPGMTVNGDGDVDLRVMGMDYRVGIIVEGDTSAIPDPACQVGDKFVGIEWPLRCRGPLELGAKACRLDNERMGQVAAKFAGDKLSEKIDEKLGDKVSPELKNALKGLFKR, via the coding sequence ATGAAAGCGTTCGGCAAAATCCTGGGTCTGGTACTTCTCGGGCTGTTGCTGATCATTGTGGCGCTGGGCTTCGCCCTGACCCACCTCTTCGATCCCAACGACTACAAAGACAAGATTCGCCAGATTGCCAGAGACAAAGCCCACATCGAGCTGACGCTCAATGGCGATATTGGCTGGAGCCTGTTCCCGTGGCTGGGCCTGGAACTGCACGATGCCAGCATCGCGACCCTGATCAAGCCCAACGAACCCTATGCCGACTTGCAGATGCTCGGCCTTTCGGTCCGCGTGTTGCCGTTGCTGCGCCGTGAGGTGCAGATGAGCGACGTGCGTGTCGAAGGCCTCAATCTGCGCCTGAACCGAGACAAGGACGGCCACGGCAACTGGGAAGACATCGGCAAGAAAGCGCCGGAGCCGGCCACGGCAGCCACGCCTGAGGCCACCCCTGGCGCAGCGGCACCCGAAGCTATCGCGCAAGAAGAGAAGCCACCGCAGCCGATTCGCCTGGACATCGACAGCCTGACCGTTAACAACGCTCGGGTGGAATACAACGACGAGCAAACGGGCAAGAACTTCAACGCTGAAAGTATCCAGCTGAGCACCGGGGCGATCCACGACTCAACCAACATTCCGCTCAAACTCACTGCGTTCCTGTCCGCCAATCAACCCGCGCTAAGGGTACGTACCGAACTCAACGGCGAGCTGCGCATCGCCCGCGCCCTTCAACGGTTCCAGTTCGAAGACATGAAACTCTCCGGAGAAGTGACCGGCGATCCGTTGCAAGGCAAGACCATGACGTTCTCCGCCCAAGGCCAGTTGTTGCTGGATAAAGCCGCCAACGTCGCCGAATGGACCGGTATCAAGATCTCCGCCAACCAACTGCGAGCGCTGGGCGAACTGAAGGTCAACGATCTGAACAAGACGCCGCAGATCAGCGGCGGCCTGTCGATTGCGCAATTTGACCTGGCAAAATTCGTCGACAGCGTCGGCCAGAAACTCCCGGCCATGGCCGAAGGCAGCCTGACCAAGGTCGAACTGGTGACCCGACTCGCGGGCACCCCCACCAGCCTTGCGCTGGACAACATCAACCTGAAACTCGACGACAGCAACCTCAGCGGTCGCATCGCGGTTGACGACTTCGCCAAGCAGTCGCTGCGAGCCGTGCTTAAGGCTGACACCTTCAACGTTGACCGCTACTTGCCGCCGAAATCCGCCGACGCCAAGAGCGCGGCGCAAGCACGCGAAGCCCAAGTCGCCAGCACCGAAGCCGATGCCATGGCCGGCGCCGGCACCACGCCGCTGCCGGACGCACCTACCAAAGGCGCATGGAGCACCGAGCGCCTGTTGCCGGTGGAGCGCCTGAGCAAACTCGATGTAGACGCCGACCTGACGTTTGGCCAGTTGACCCTCGACAAACTGCCAATCCGCAACGCAGCGCTCAAGGCCACCGGCCAAGGCGGCCTGCTGACCCTGGATAACCTGCGCGGCGAGCTGTACGGCGGCACGTTCGATGCCAAAGGCACGCTGGACGTTCGCCAACCGGTGCCGGCGCTGAATCTACAAACCCGCATCAACAAAGTGCCGGTGGAAAAAATCCTCGAAAGCCAAGGGAAAAATCCGCCGGTCAAAGGTCTCGTCACGCTCAACAGCGCCCTCACCGGCAGCGGCAACAGCCAGAAAGCGCTGATCGACAGCCTTAACGGCAACGCCAGCTTCGTGATCAACAACGGCGTACTGCTCAATGCCAACCTCGAACAGCAATTGTGCAAAGGCATTGCGACCCTGAACCGCAAAACCCTCAGCGGCGAGCAACGGGGCAAGGACACGCCATTTCAGGAGCTCAAGGGCAACCTGACGTTCCGCAACGGCGTGGCCAGCAACCCGGACCTCAAGGTGCGCATCCCCGGCATGACCGTCAACGGTGACGGTGACGTCGATCTGCGTGTGATGGGCATGGACTACCGCGTCGGCATCATCGTCGAAGGTGACACCAGCGCCATACCTGATCCGGCCTGCCAGGTCGGCGACAAGTTCGTCGGCATCGAGTGGCCGCTGCGCTGCCGTGGCCCCCTGGAGCTGGGCGCCAAGGCCTGCCGCCTGGACAACGAGCGCATGGGGCAAGTGGCGGCCAAATTTGCCGGAGACAAACTCAGCGAAAAAATCGACGAGAAGCTCGGTGACAAAGTCAGCCCTGAACTGAAAAACGCCTTGAAGGGGTTGTTCAAGCGATGA
- a CDS encoding acetyl-CoA sensor PanZ family protein, which yields MPIIVELLNEATYQDQQDLQKIYRDAPQWLFAPFAGEVQLIEGCLRDGSLIAGRFNDRLLGAGHLHRRADIWHLSQICVRKVTRRRGVAERLVSEAQKMAARSGATLHLLAPAGHLEAQALAAKLKLPLDVLPT from the coding sequence ATGCCGATCATTGTCGAGCTGCTGAACGAAGCCACCTACCAGGATCAGCAAGACCTGCAAAAGATTTACCGCGACGCGCCGCAGTGGCTGTTTGCGCCGTTTGCAGGGGAGGTTCAGCTGATCGAAGGCTGCTTGCGCGACGGGTCGCTGATCGCTGGACGCTTCAACGATCGACTGCTGGGAGCCGGGCATCTTCACCGACGAGCGGACATCTGGCACTTGTCCCAAATTTGCGTAAGAAAAGTTACCCGTCGCCGTGGCGTGGCCGAGCGGTTGGTGAGCGAAGCGCAGAAAATGGCCGCGCGTTCGGGCGCGACACTGCATCTGCTGGCGCCTGCTGGGCACCTGGAAGCTCAGGCACTGGCGGCCAAACTGAAACTGCCGTTGGATGTACTGCCCACATGA
- a CDS encoding OFA family MFS transporter → MSTSITAEGFESDQPAFLSKERIIAKPGFNRWLVPPAALAIHLCIGMAYGFSVFWLPLSKALGVTAPVACAPDMSFISQVFSSQCDWPISMLGWIYTLFFIFLGCSAAIWGGWLEHAGPRKAGVVSALCWCGGLLISSLGIYTHQIWLMWIGSGVIGGIGLGLGYISPVSTLIKWFPDKRGMATGMAIMGFGGGAMVGAPLAAALMGHFASPGGVGVWQAFLVMAAIYFVFMIGGALSYRVPPTGWKPEGWTAPVKKAANAMITHRHVHVNVAWKTPQFRLVWLVLCLNVSAGIGILGMASPLLQEVFGGKLIGVDLPFGQLDAAQLASIAAIAAGFTGLLSLFNIGGRFFWASFSDYLGRKNTYFVFFALGFALYSLIPTLGHLGSVALFVAAFCIVLSMYGGGFATVPAYLADLFGTQMVGAIHGRLLTAWAAAGVLGPVLVNYLREYQLSIGVERAAAYDITLYILAGLLVLGFICNLMVRPVADKYFMTDAQLAAEQALGHDKGADSSTVLEWKAAPGTKPLAVAAWLVVGIPLAWGVWVTLQKTAVLFH, encoded by the coding sequence ATGAGCACGAGCATCACGGCGGAAGGCTTTGAGTCTGACCAGCCTGCGTTCCTCTCCAAGGAACGCATCATCGCCAAGCCCGGTTTCAACCGTTGGCTGGTCCCACCGGCCGCGTTGGCCATTCACCTTTGCATCGGCATGGCCTATGGCTTTTCGGTGTTTTGGTTGCCGCTGTCAAAAGCGCTGGGCGTGACGGCCCCAGTCGCCTGCGCGCCGGACATGAGCTTCATCTCGCAAGTCTTTTCGTCGCAATGCGACTGGCCGATCTCAATGCTCGGCTGGATTTACACCCTGTTCTTCATCTTCCTCGGCTGCTCGGCAGCGATTTGGGGCGGTTGGCTGGAACACGCAGGTCCGCGCAAGGCTGGCGTTGTATCGGCCCTTTGCTGGTGTGGCGGTCTGCTGATCTCTTCATTAGGGATTTATACCCACCAGATCTGGTTGATGTGGATCGGCTCCGGGGTCATTGGCGGTATCGGCTTGGGCCTGGGTTACATCTCGCCCGTTTCGACCCTGATCAAATGGTTCCCGGACAAGCGCGGCATGGCGACCGGTATGGCGATCATGGGGTTCGGCGGTGGCGCGATGGTAGGTGCTCCGCTGGCCGCTGCCTTGATGGGCCACTTCGCTTCGCCAGGCGGTGTCGGCGTTTGGCAAGCCTTCCTGGTGATGGCGGCGATTTACTTCGTGTTCATGATCGGTGGCGCACTGTCCTACCGCGTTCCGCCAACCGGCTGGAAGCCTGAAGGCTGGACCGCGCCGGTGAAAAAAGCCGCGAACGCGATGATTACCCATCGTCACGTCCACGTGAACGTAGCCTGGAAGACGCCACAATTTCGTCTGGTGTGGCTGGTGCTGTGCCTGAACGTGTCCGCCGGTATCGGCATCCTCGGCATGGCTTCGCCCCTGTTGCAGGAAGTCTTCGGTGGCAAATTGATTGGTGTTGACCTGCCGTTCGGTCAGCTGGATGCCGCGCAACTGGCTTCCATCGCTGCGATTGCAGCGGGTTTCACTGGTTTGCTGAGCCTGTTCAACATTGGCGGACGGTTTTTCTGGGCATCGTTCTCGGACTACCTGGGCCGCAAAAACACCTATTTTGTGTTCTTTGCTCTGGGCTTTGCCCTGTACTCGTTGATCCCGACCCTCGGTCACTTGGGCAGCGTTGCGCTGTTCGTGGCGGCGTTCTGCATTGTCCTGTCGATGTACGGCGGTGGTTTTGCGACGGTGCCGGCTTACCTGGCGGACCTGTTTGGTACGCAAATGGTCGGAGCGATCCATGGTCGTCTGCTGACAGCATGGGCGGCAGCGGGTGTATTGGGGCCAGTGTTGGTGAACTACTTGCGTGAATATCAACTGAGCATCGGTGTTGAACGTGCCGCCGCTTATGACATCACCTTGTACATCCTCGCAGGCCTGCTAGTGCTGGGCTTCATCTGCAACCTGATGGTGCGCCCGGTCGCTGACAAGTACTTCATGACCGACGCTCAACTGGCGGCTGAACAAGCGCTGGGCCACGACAAGGGTGCTGACAGCAGCACCGTGCTGGAGTGGAAAGCGGCGCCGGGCACCAAGCCGTTGGCGGTCGCAGCGTGGCTGGTGGTGGGTATTCCGTTGGCGTGGGGCGTTTGGGTGACTCTGCAGAAAACGGCTGTCCTGTTCCATTAA
- the hisB gene encoding imidazoleglycerol-phosphate dehydratase HisB: MAERKASVERDTLETQIKASINLDGTGKARFDIGVPFLEHMLDQIARHGLIDLDIVSKGDLHIDDHHTVEDVGITLGQAFAKAIGDKKGIRRYGHAYVPLDEALSRVVIDFSGRPGLQMHVPYTRATVGGFDVDLFQEFFQGFVNHANVSLHIDNLRGTNTHHQIETVFKAFGRALRMAVELDERMAGQMPSTKGVL, translated from the coding sequence ATGGCCGAACGTAAGGCGTCTGTCGAGCGCGACACTCTGGAAACCCAGATCAAAGCCTCGATCAACCTGGATGGCACCGGAAAGGCCCGGTTTGATATCGGTGTTCCTTTTCTTGAGCACATGCTCGACCAGATCGCCCGTCATGGGCTGATCGACCTGGATATTGTCAGCAAGGGCGACCTGCATATCGACGACCACCACACGGTGGAAGACGTCGGTATCACATTGGGTCAGGCCTTTGCCAAAGCCATCGGCGACAAGAAAGGCATCCGTCGTTACGGCCATGCCTACGTGCCGCTCGATGAGGCGCTGTCGCGCGTAGTGATCGACTTCTCTGGCCGCCCAGGCTTGCAGATGCACGTTCCCTACACCCGCGCCACCGTGGGCGGTTTTGACGTCGACCTGTTCCAGGAATTTTTCCAGGGCTTCGTCAACCACGCCAACGTCAGCTTGCACATCGACAACCTGCGTGGCACCAACACGCACCACCAGATCGAAACCGTGTTCAAGGCATTCGGTCGCGCGCTGCGCATGGCGGTGGAACTGGATGAGCGCATGGCCGGGCAAATGCCGTCGACCAAAGGCGTTCTGTAA
- the hisH gene encoding imidazole glycerol phosphate synthase subunit HisH — MQTVAVIDYGMGNLHSVAKALEHVGAGKVLITSDADVIREADRVVFPGVGAIRDCMAEIRRLGFDSLVREVSQDRPFLGICVGMQALLDSSEENDGVDCIGLFPGAVKFFGKDLHEDGEHLKVPHMGWNEVKQTVSHPLWHNIPDLARFYFVHSYYIAAGHARQVVGGGHYGVDFAAALAEGSRFAVQFHPEKSHTHGLQLLQNFAAWDGRW; from the coding sequence ATGCAGACGGTCGCGGTAATCGATTACGGCATGGGCAACCTGCACTCGGTGGCCAAGGCCCTCGAACACGTCGGTGCCGGCAAGGTCTTGATCACCAGCGATGCCGATGTGATCCGCGAAGCCGACCGAGTGGTATTTCCCGGTGTCGGCGCGATTCGCGACTGCATGGCGGAAATCCGTCGCCTGGGCTTCGACTCGCTGGTGCGTGAAGTCAGCCAGGACCGTCCGTTCCTCGGCATCTGCGTCGGCATGCAAGCCTTGCTCGACAGCAGTGAAGAGAACGACGGCGTTGACTGCATCGGTCTGTTTCCGGGCGCGGTGAAGTTCTTCGGCAAAGACCTGCATGAAGACGGCGAACACTTGAAAGTCCCGCATATGGGCTGGAACGAAGTGAAACAGACGGTCAGTCACCCGCTGTGGCACAACATCCCGGACTTGGCACGTTTCTATTTTGTGCACAGCTACTACATCGCGGCCGGTCATGCGCGGCAAGTGGTGGGGGGCGGTCACTACGGTGTCGATTTCGCGGCTGCGCTGGCCGAAGGCTCGCGTTTCGCCGTGCAGTTCCACCCGGAGAAGAGCCATACCCATGGCCTGCAACTTTTGCAGAACTTCGCGGCGTGGGATGGTCGCTGGTAA
- a CDS encoding DUF2164 domain-containing protein yields the protein MAVKKKPPILTLTPEQENEANHKIKRFMADRFELDLGSFEAAEILELFTTEIAPHYYNRAIFDVQTHLKERFESIESDLWALEKN from the coding sequence ATGGCCGTCAAGAAAAAGCCGCCGATCCTGACCCTCACTCCTGAGCAGGAGAACGAGGCTAATCACAAGATCAAACGCTTTATGGCAGATCGCTTCGAACTGGACCTGGGTTCGTTCGAAGCGGCTGAAATCCTTGAGTTGTTTACTACCGAAATCGCGCCGCACTATTACAACAGGGCGATTTTCGATGTGCAGACGCACCTTAAAGAAAGGTTCGAAAGCATTGAAAGCGACCTGTGGGCGCTCGAGAAAAACTGA
- the hisA gene encoding 1-(5-phosphoribosyl)-5-[(5-phosphoribosylamino)methylideneamino]imidazole-4-carboxamide isomerase, which translates to MLIIPAIDLKDGACVRLRQGRMEDSTVFSDDPVSMAAKWVEGGCRRLHLVDLNGAFEGQPVNGDVVTAIAKRYPNLPIQIGGGIRSLETIEHYVKAGVSYVIIGTKAVKDPAFVAEACRAFPGKVIVGLDAKDGFVATDGWAEISTIQVIDLAKQFEADGVSAIVYTDIAKDGMMQGCNVSYTAALAAATRIPVIASGGIHNLGDIKSLLDAKAPGIIGAITGRAIYEGTLDVAEAQAFCDSYKG; encoded by the coding sequence ATGCTGATTATTCCCGCTATCGATCTCAAGGACGGTGCCTGTGTTCGTCTGCGCCAGGGCCGCATGGAAGATTCCACAGTGTTCTCCGATGACCCGGTGAGCATGGCTGCCAAATGGGTGGAGGGCGGTTGCCGTCGTCTGCATCTGGTCGACCTGAACGGCGCCTTCGAAGGCCAGCCAGTCAATGGTGACGTCGTCACCGCCATCGCCAAGCGCTACCCGAACCTGCCGATCCAGATCGGCGGCGGTATCCGCTCTCTGGAAACCATCGAGCACTACGTGAAAGCGGGCGTGAGCTACGTGATCATCGGCACCAAAGCCGTGAAAGATCCAGCCTTTGTTGCTGAAGCTTGCCGCGCGTTTCCGGGCAAAGTGATCGTGGGTCTGGACGCCAAGGACGGTTTCGTCGCCACCGACGGCTGGGCTGAAATCAGCACCATTCAGGTGATCGACCTGGCCAAGCAGTTCGAAGCTGATGGCGTGTCTGCGATCGTTTATACCGACATCGCCAAAGACGGCATGATGCAGGGCTGCAACGTTTCGTACACCGCTGCCCTGGCCGCTGCCACGCGCATTCCGGTGATCGCTTCCGGCGGTATTCACAACCTCGGTGACATCAAATCGCTGCTCGACGCCAAGGCGCCCGGCATCATCGGCGCAATCACCGGCCGGGCGATCTACGAAGGCACCCTCGATGTCGCGGAAGCGCAAGCTTTCTGCGATTCGTACAAAGGCTGA
- the hisF gene encoding imidazole glycerol phosphate synthase subunit HisF, giving the protein MALAKRIIPCLDVDNGRVVKGVKFENIRDAGDPVEIARRYDEQGADEITFLDITASVDGRDTTLHTVERMASQVFIPLTVGGGVRTVQDIRNLLNAGADKVSINTAAVFNPEFVGEAAQHFGSQCIVVAIDAKKVSLPGETPRWEIFTHGGRKPTGLDAVEWAKKMEGLGAGEILLTSMDQDGMKNGFDLGVTRAISDALGIPVIASGGVGNLQHLADGIIEGHASAVLAASIFHFGEYTVQEAKAYMAHRGIVMR; this is encoded by the coding sequence ATGGCGCTGGCCAAACGCATCATCCCTTGCCTGGACGTGGATAACGGCCGGGTGGTCAAGGGCGTCAAGTTCGAGAACATCCGTGATGCCGGTGACCCGGTGGAAATCGCCCGTCGTTATGACGAGCAGGGCGCCGACGAGATTACCTTTCTCGACATCACCGCCAGCGTTGATGGTCGCGATACGACGCTGCATACCGTCGAACGCATGGCCAGCCAGGTTTTCATCCCGCTGACCGTGGGCGGTGGCGTGCGTACCGTGCAGGACATTCGCAACTTGCTCAATGCCGGCGCGGACAAAGTGTCTATCAACACCGCCGCCGTGTTCAACCCTGAGTTCGTAGGTGAGGCGGCGCAGCATTTCGGCTCGCAGTGCATCGTTGTCGCCATCGATGCAAAGAAGGTTTCATTGCCGGGCGAAACCCCGCGCTGGGAAATCTTCACCCACGGCGGCCGCAAACCGACCGGCCTCGACGCTGTCGAGTGGGCGAAGAAGATGGAAGGCCTTGGGGCCGGTGAGATTCTCCTGACCAGCATGGATCAGGACGGTATGAAAAATGGTTTCGACCTGGGCGTGACCCGTGCCATCAGCGACGCGTTGGGCATTCCCGTAATCGCATCCGGCGGTGTCGGTAACCTGCAGCACTTGGCCGACGGCATTATTGAAGGTCACGCCAGTGCAGTGTTGGCGGCGAGTATTTTCCACTTCGGCGAATACACCGTGCAGGAAGCCAAGGCCTACATGGCACATCGCGGCATCGTGATGCGTTAA
- a CDS encoding ABC transporter substrate-binding protein, producing the protein MLKRLLLVLASASLLLINVARAAESPDTDLVLLTENFPPYNMAKNGKNFAQDENINGIAVDIVREMFKRANVTYSLTLRFPWERIYKLALEKPGYGVFVMARLPDREKLFKWVGPIGPDDWIMLAKADSNISLDTLEQARRYKIGAYKGDAIAETLGKQGLKPILVLRDQDNAKKLVNGQIDLWATGDPAGRYLAREDGVTGLKTVLRFNSAELYLALNKDVPDEVVVRLQAALDQLRKEGVVDEIMARYL; encoded by the coding sequence ATGCTTAAACGCCTCCTCCTTGTTCTCGCCAGCGCTTCTCTGCTGCTGATCAACGTAGCCCGCGCCGCAGAAAGCCCGGACACCGATCTGGTGTTGCTGACGGAAAACTTTCCTCCGTACAACATGGCGAAGAACGGTAAGAACTTCGCCCAGGACGAGAACATCAACGGCATCGCCGTGGACATCGTCCGTGAGATGTTCAAACGCGCCAACGTCACCTACAGCCTCACGCTGCGCTTCCCTTGGGAGCGAATCTACAAACTCGCCCTCGAGAAACCTGGCTACGGCGTATTTGTGATGGCACGGCTGCCAGACCGCGAAAAACTCTTCAAGTGGGTCGGCCCGATTGGTCCGGACGATTGGATCATGCTGGCCAAGGCTGACAGCAATATTAGCCTCGACACCCTGGAGCAGGCGCGTCGCTACAAGATTGGCGCCTACAAAGGTGATGCGATTGCCGAGACGTTGGGCAAGCAAGGACTCAAGCCCATCCTGGTGCTGCGCGATCAGGACAACGCCAAGAAACTGGTCAATGGCCAGATCGACTTATGGGCCACTGGCGACCCTGCCGGCCGTTATCTTGCGCGTGAGGATGGCGTGACCGGACTCAAGACCGTATTGCGCTTCAACAGCGCCGAACTCTATCTGGCCTTGAACAAAGACGTGCCAGACGAGGTCGTGGTCAGGCTTCAGGCTGCGCTGGATCAGCTGCGCAAGGAAGGCGTGGTCGACGAGATCATGGCGCGCTACCTCTAA
- a CDS encoding serine protease: MALKFFALKICTLAALTLPQLACSSNYPESPEPVLLSNADTQFKHWNGIGKIFVDDAGYCTASLLDTRGATNTTRGPAYILTNGHCASIISGSAANTAYKGQMQFNYFHDTLVDGKRYEINKVNWASLASTDVAIMELHTSLDTLLKDGITPLKLASAAPTRPGRVHVIGAPEIAPGLRLSSCTQEPAKTTLVKYLTVHTNYQKQDCKGIAPGSSGSPVLDAASGEITGVLSGTTYGISPDDLCFWHALCADTKTKSLLPDQASHSFPVDYLSYCFSGGRFDMDAAFCTLKPNFYYSSSKDTDVQLYKKPINSSDPTPVWDIDFTMSTPFYRSKTVRDAQACYSSERFSGTKSTADGKVDEPIGRETGLYYLCLLGVESANQRPSTGLQRNTQIYPARIVEPAVDKLPEPTFITEPLDDLILITFREKQDRSIWTQFYAGPIGETNCADIDPKSYEKVENAIAMFLDDLPRTMCSFTMDRNLSTSGVRTDVIQRP; the protein is encoded by the coding sequence ATGGCCCTTAAATTTTTTGCACTAAAAATCTGTACCCTGGCAGCACTGACACTTCCGCAACTCGCTTGTTCGAGTAATTATCCGGAGTCTCCAGAGCCCGTTCTGCTCAGCAATGCAGACACTCAATTCAAACACTGGAATGGCATCGGCAAAATATTCGTAGATGACGCCGGCTATTGCACGGCAAGTTTGTTGGATACTCGCGGCGCGACAAATACCACTAGAGGCCCGGCCTATATATTGACCAATGGCCATTGCGCTTCAATCATTTCCGGCAGCGCCGCCAACACCGCCTACAAAGGCCAGATGCAATTCAACTATTTCCACGACACGCTGGTGGACGGCAAACGTTATGAGATCAACAAGGTCAACTGGGCCAGTCTCGCCAGCACCGATGTCGCCATCATGGAACTGCACACGTCGCTGGACACGCTGCTGAAGGATGGCATCACCCCGCTCAAACTTGCGTCTGCCGCGCCGACAAGGCCCGGCCGGGTTCACGTCATCGGCGCCCCGGAGATCGCACCCGGTCTCAGGTTGTCGAGCTGCACCCAAGAGCCGGCAAAGACCACGCTGGTCAAGTACCTGACCGTCCACACCAATTACCAAAAACAAGACTGCAAGGGCATCGCGCCGGGGTCGTCGGGATCTCCGGTACTGGATGCAGCGTCAGGGGAAATTACCGGGGTACTGTCTGGAACAACCTACGGCATCTCGCCAGATGATTTGTGTTTCTGGCATGCACTGTGCGCAGACACTAAAACCAAATCCCTCTTGCCTGATCAGGCAAGTCACAGTTTTCCTGTCGATTATCTTTCGTATTGCTTCAGCGGTGGTCGATTTGATATGGACGCGGCTTTCTGCACTTTAAAACCCAACTTCTATTACTCCTCTTCCAAGGACACCGACGTTCAACTTTACAAGAAGCCGATTAATAGCAGCGATCCAACGCCAGTCTGGGATATCGACTTTACGATGAGCACTCCTTTTTATCGTTCTAAAACGGTACGTGACGCTCAAGCCTGCTACTCGTCCGAGCGCTTCAGCGGTACTAAAAGTACGGCAGACGGCAAAGTGGATGAACCTATCGGTCGAGAGACGGGGCTCTATTATCTTTGCTTGCTGGGTGTGGAATCAGCCAATCAACGGCCCTCTACCGGACTTCAAAGGAACACCCAGATATATCCGGCACGTATCGTAGAACCCGCTGTGGATAAACTGCCAGAACCGACTTTCATCACTGAACCTTTGGACGACTTAATCCTAATCACGTTCCGCGAGAAGCAAGACCGAAGCATTTGGACGCAGTTTTATGCCGGCCCGATTGGCGAAACGAATTGTGCTGATATCGATCCCAAGTCATACGAAAAGGTAGAAAACGCTATTGCAATGTTCCTCGATGACCTGCCTCGCACGATGTGCAGCTTCACCATGGACCGCAACCTGAGCACTTCCGGCGTTCGTACCGACGTCATTCAGCGCCCCTGA
- a CDS encoding divergent polysaccharide deacetylase family protein encodes MRLLLLLSLMCCLAGAAHADPARTTPHKAYLSLIIDDLGQNLPRDRRVLALPGPVTTAIMPDTPHAAEFAREAHRAGKIVMLHMPMDPATGPFAWHPDLPIDELAKRLDAAFKAVPFTAGVNNHMGSRMTAQPDAMAWLMGELQRRHKFFVDSRTSAQTVAAAEAQKIGLASVSRDVFLDDERTEAAIFTQLQTAISLARKQGSAVMIGHPYPQTLAVLERELPKLKAQGIDWIDIKLMISVRSNRATAAHGKDGIYR; translated from the coding sequence GTGCGGTTGCTGCTGCTCCTCAGCTTGATGTGCTGCCTGGCGGGTGCTGCTCACGCAGATCCCGCCCGAACAACGCCACACAAGGCCTACCTGAGCCTGATCATCGATGACCTGGGGCAGAACCTGCCCCGGGACCGTCGTGTGCTGGCCCTCCCCGGCCCGGTGACCACGGCGATCATGCCCGACACCCCGCACGCCGCTGAATTTGCCCGCGAAGCTCATCGCGCAGGCAAGATCGTCATGCTGCACATGCCCATGGACCCAGCCACCGGCCCGTTCGCCTGGCACCCCGACCTGCCCATCGACGAATTGGCAAAACGCCTGGACGCTGCGTTCAAGGCCGTGCCTTTCACTGCGGGCGTCAACAACCACATGGGCAGCCGCATGACCGCACAGCCGGACGCCATGGCCTGGCTGATGGGCGAATTGCAGCGGCGTCACAAATTCTTTGTCGACAGCCGTACCAGTGCCCAGACGGTTGCAGCGGCTGAGGCGCAGAAGATTGGCTTGGCCAGTGTTTCGCGGGATGTGTTTCTCGATGACGAACGCACCGAGGCAGCGATTTTCACGCAACTACAGACGGCAATCAGTCTGGCGCGTAAACAAGGCTCGGCGGTAATGATCGGGCATCCGTACCCGCAGACACTGGCGGTGCTGGAGCGCGAACTGCCCAAGCTCAAGGCGCAGGGTATTGACTGGATCGACATCAAGCTGATGATCAGCGTGCGCAGCAATCGCGCCACGGCGGCACATGGTAAAGACGGGATTTATCGTTGA